The following is a genomic window from Manduca sexta isolate Smith_Timp_Sample1 unplaced genomic scaffold, JHU_Msex_v1.0 HiC_scaffold_749, whole genome shotgun sequence.
GACAATGGGCGTTCGCGGACGACAACGTGCAGGCGCTGTGCGAGTCGCTCTCGCTCGACGACCGCCACACGTTCGACTTTAACGTGCGCAACATCGACTGGGACGCGTACATCGAGTCCTACGTGCTCGGCATAAGGAGGTTCCTCTTCAAGGAGAGTCCAGACACGCTCGGCAAGTCTAGAGCGCTTTTGCGAAGGTGAGATATTtgattccatttttgaattggTGTCGGTTTTAACGTATTTGTTGTTGCATATTTGAggacatatttgtttttttattcttttctcGTGGGCAAAGGAATTGAGCTTAGCCCCATTTAGAGCGGTGAAATGTGTAATGATTCATGATTACTTACCTATTTTCATAATTTGATATCGACTCCTTTGTTAAATACCTGAAGGAGCG
Proteins encoded in this region:
- the LOC119193586 gene encoding putative fatty acyl-CoA reductase CG5065, which gives rise to WAFADDNVQALCESLSLDDRHTFDFNVRNIDWDAYIESYVLGIRRFLFKESPDTLGKSRALLRRLHIVHIVTQIAVVFFVWRFLFYRSNMLRKLWRSIIDMLTRAARLLAIA